Sequence from the Rutidosis leptorrhynchoides isolate AG116_Rl617_1_P2 chromosome 3, CSIRO_AGI_Rlap_v1, whole genome shotgun sequence genome:
TAGAACCCATTGGTTGAAAGTGCGTTTGCGGGCATCAATTTGACCATCGACTGTGTGTTCGTTGACCCGCATAATACGCGAAAGTGTATGAAGCTCGCAATGCTCCCATAAATCTGATCTATTGATGCACGCGTGGACGACCTCTTGTCTTTTACCTTTTGTAACAACGGGGAGTATTTGTCTGAAGTCGCCGCCCAATAAGATAGGCATTCCGCCGAATAACTTAAacctgtttgcatcatctttagctCCTAAAATATCTCTTAATGTTTTATCTAACGCTTCGAAAGCGTGTCGCTGCGTCATGGGAGCCTCATCCCAAATAATTAAGCTAACCTCTTGGATAAGCGCCGCTAGGTGTGTTTTTTGTTTAATTCCACATGTACTGTTTTCCATAAGTTCTAGGGGGATCACAAATCGGCTATGGGCAGTCCGGCCGCCGGGCAATAGGAGAGATGCAATACCTGTTGTTGAGACAGGAGGCTTGTTATTAAGTTTTCATGAAATGAAAGTCACTGTTTGTGGTAAATATTTATGATAATGTAATGCCTAAAAAAAAACCCAAGTAATGTACGTACCTGAGGATGCAACTGCGAGAACAATCAGCCTTTCTGATCTTAGTTTTGCGAGAACGGTATTATACAGGAATGTTTTGCCAGTCCCCCCGGGACCGTATAAGAAAAAGAGGCCTCCTTTTTTTGTAGTAACTGCATCTATAACCCGTTGATATATCGTTAGTTGTTCGGGATTGAGTGAACGGAACAGGTTTTCATGGAGCAGGTGCATTTCTTTTATATTGTAGTTTAGCTCCTCCCGAATTAAACGGTTGTCCATTTGGGTTAGCATAGATGGATCGGGCTGTGGTAGGTCGGGGTAATCATCCAGGGACTTGCCATTTCTATTTAATAAGGCTTGTAATTCCAACAGACAATAATTTTTAATTTGGGATTCTGTCAGAATTAGATCAGGGAAGTTAAATAGTTTCCTTCTTTTATGCAAGATGTCGTCTGACAAAGCCTCCCAACTTGATTCCCATAGTTGAAGCGGTTTGCTTATGTTACAAAAGAGTAACATAGTAACAAATAACTCACGTAGCTGTGAACCCGTAGCCCATATTTTTGCTTCTGAGATAGCCTCGGTCCATTCCTTGTCGTCATTTACTAACCCATATGCAAAGCACGCGTCTTTAAACGTTCGGTGCAAAACACCGTTCACTGTACGTAGTTCTTCAAAACACCGGGGGCCCTTAACTATATTTAGTAACATACGCAGGTAGTAACGTTCCCCCGATGCAGGGTTTGAGTAGACAATGCGACCGATGCAGGTTCTAAGTTTTCTCGGGCTCCATATTTTAGCATCTTGATTCCATACATAATGTGTAGGGATTTTTGCATAAGTCAGGGTACGTGCAAACTCATCTTGCTTGTTCAATTCAAACCATTGGGTGAACATCGTCTCTTTAATACTTTCCCTTTGTAAAAGTGCAGGCAGTTTTTGTGAGTCATGGAGAAGAGGACACTTACTTGCGCCGATTGGAACGCTCCAAATCCTTTGCTGGTGTAGGGACCTCTATGGCCCTCTTTGGTGCTTTGGGCGTTGAAAATGCGGGAGCAACTACCGAGGATGACGTTGACCCTGGTAGTGCAGGCCTTTTCATGTCAGTTGGGGAGGGCTGCTCTGTGGGAACCAGCTCGTCCACATAAACCTTAATACAATTGAAACTCTCGTACGGGCCCTGATCATAGTACGATGCCGTCTTCAACAGGACCAATTGTGTGGTCCCTAGCAGGTTTGCAAGTGCATTCGGAAGCACAGTGTTACATGTTTCCTGAAGATTATACGTATTGTTAGACAGGTGACAGTGGCC
This genomic interval carries:
- the LOC139901635 gene encoding ATP-dependent DNA helicase RRM3-like, which produces MFTQWFELNKQDEFARTLTYAKIPTHYVWNQDAKIWSPRKLRTCIGRIVYSNPASGERYYLRMLLNIVKGPRCFEELRTVNGVLHRTFKDACFAYGLVNDDKEWTEAISEAKIWATGSQLRELFVTMLLFCNISKPLQLWESSWEALSDDILHKRRKLFNFPDLILTESQIKNYCLLELQALLNRNGKSLDDYPDLPQPDPSMLTQMDNRLIREELNYNIKEMHLLHENLFRSLNPEQLTIYQRVIDAVTTKKGGLFFLYGPGGTGKTFLYNTVLAKLRSERLIVLAVASSGIASLLLPGGRTAHSRFVIPLELMENSTCGIKQKTHLAALIQEVSLIIWDEAPMTQRHAFEALDKTLRDILGAKDDANRFKLFGGMPILLGGDFRQILPVVTKGKRQEVVHACINRSDLWEHCELHTLSRIMRVNEHTVDGQIDARKRTFNQWVLDIGEGKVPALCKDGEDEPTWIRIPAEFIVKSDKPPIEAIVDTIFPNFISSQEDEDYLRERAILTPRNDDAAEINKHMFKKLQGAKMTFKSSDEICKGSTDNIDQHYSYPVEFLNKLNFPGVPPHKLKLKIGQPVMLLRNLSPSTGMCNGTRLIITDFTKFVLHARIITGSHIGKMVIIPRIVLTSTEKKWPFVMQRIQFPVRPCYAMTINKSQGQSLKLVGLYLPKPVFSHGQLYVALSRVTDPDGLKIVMMDDRNPRLRVNRHNANYIRPVTSFYIRSAPFEQPGKYPPPDHWSHLLMNTTMLQHNAQFMDLPCKFSFYSYVYSCHNVARLTALQQNLHFYSKNHTLLDPAFKPWHNRT